GGCACTTGAGTCAAAACCCACCAGCCACACTGGGACAGACCCACAGGGACCCTGAGGCCAGAGCCCAGCTGGGgtcagaaggggaagggaggcacagagggagacagctggggctggggcctccaGGCTGCGGTTCGCCTACCCCTGGGCTCCCCCTTCTCCTGAGAGCAGCCCCCACTCAGCCCCATGGCACCAGGCCAAGGCCCTCCTGTCCCTGCATCTTGACACAGGCTGTCTAAGGAGGCCTCAGAATCTGGACCCAGCCCCCACGAGtagctgggggcaggtgggacaAGATtcccctgtgccccctcccccccacccatGGGACCTGGGaaaggggggggggcggggtAGAAGGGACCATCAGCACGGCCCGGCCCAGCccacagagaggggagaggaagtcGGAAGGGTGGGAGCCACATGAGGgctgaggagggtggggggctgtcctggaGGGGTAGCTCCTGTGTCCCCCCTCCCAGGGGCAAGCGCTGCAGGGAAATCGCGGGGGCTCCACACACACTCACTCCTCTGGTTCCAGCTTTATTGGAGCTGAGCGCTCCCCTCCCGGGGAGGCCAGACACAGCCCGTCAGAAACCTGCCAGGTCTCCTGGAGTGGGACACTGCAGGGACACTGCAGGGACACGCAGCGCCTCGGCCACCACCATCCCACCTGGGCCACAgtgccaccctcacccccacccaaagGAAGGGCTGCTGCTGGCACACtctgcagggagggtggggtATTGGCAGGGGCACCTGGTGGCCGAGGGACAGTGGGATGACTTGGTGGTATCAGGGGCCACCAAGGGTCCAAGGGTCTGTTTCAAGCAGAAGGAGGGACCTGGCTCGGGAACAGCTCGGCcattcccccccgcccccagtacCCAGTGTAGGtcacaataatttaaaagacactATAGACATTTCGACGCTATATAACAATATAAGTTAACCAGTTTCCTTGGCAGAGGATGCTAGGCAGGGGTGTCCTAGGACCCAAGGTTGGGGGAAAGGGGACCGGGGGGCATTCACAGTGGCCTGGAAGCTCCCAGGACAGCAGCTTGTGGAGTGTCCTGGCATCATCAATGCAGGCAGGATGGACGCCAGGTCCAGGGCCCAGTGTCAGTCACCCAGGCTAACGTCCAGCCCACTTGACTGATCACTAGCTTGAGGACACATTTCCATGGGCTTCTGTGAGAAAATACCTCTAAATTCAGGGCGGGGACGAGTGTGTGGGCAGTGCAGGGTGCACCATAAGCCGGCTGCACACCATCGTTTCTGGCCCTGGACATGTCACTCTCTCTGCGCCTCAGTCACCGCAAGGAGAGTGGGAGCATTGGCAGAGACGTCCAGCCCGGAGTTTCCAGGCTCCCAAGCTCTCCCAACCCACACACGGTCTAGAACCAAGCAGGACCTCTTTCCATGCCTGTCCCCCAGGTTGTGGGGTGATTCAGACTCCAAGGGAGGGTCTGCATGGTATGCGGGCTGTGGTGGTGGGGAAGTCTGGAGGGCAGGTATCTGCTGGGACAGCAAGTGGGACCCCGGCAGAGCAGACACCCTGGATCTGAGTCTCCTCAGCATCTGGATCAGGACGAGAGGACCAGGACTGGGTAAGGAGACCACCAGAGAAACCCTCAAAGGCACCTCGAGGGGGCGTGGACCCCAGTGAGGCTGGCAGCAGAGGGGGCGTGGCCAGATCTTTCaaggcctgggggctgcctctcACCTGGGCATCCCCAGAGCACATCCTTCAAGATCAGGAGCCCTGGGATAGGGGTCAGTAAGCCTGAGCCAAGGCAGGAGCCTCCACTCACGGCCTTGGGGATCTCTGGCTCGTGCTTGAGCCATTCTGGGCCTCACTGTCTGCATTTGTCAAATAAGGCAAACACCCTGAACTATCCCCCATTACACCAGCTTGCCTCGGCACAGCACTGTCCTGGGGGTCCGACTGGctccagggtgggagggggctcgTAAACTAGGGGGTGCCAGGCCAGTGAGGGGTTTGGAAGGGCAACAGCATTAGGGAGGGGATGCAGGACCCCTGAAACCTGACGTGGGTGACATTTTGATTTGTTAGATATGAATTtcaaaaagaagggaagagagggccAGAGATCCCTGTCCATGGTGCTCCTCAGAGGCTGTCTTGGGTCATGTCGGCCACCAAGCCCCTGCCCAGCTCACCTGGGGACCACATGCACTGCCACCTCCCCCTGGGACAGAGTCATACACAGAGATGCTTCCACGGGTACCCAGAGGCCAGAACAGGAAGCAGAGGGTGGCCAGGGGATGAGCCAACAGAGTACGGAATTAGGACCGGCTACGCCTTAATGCTAAAATCCTCTTCTGATactaagaaaacataaataatttttgtcaACATCTGCCCAGACCACCCCAGAGCCCAGCGACTGATGCAGCCTGGGAAGCAGTTTTTCTGTGTCCATACCACCAGGTGGGGGAGGAGAACACTCAGAGTCTTGTCGCTTTGCTTTCCGGGGTATGTGTGTGTCCTTGAGGTTCACTTTCCccgagaaaagaaaaaaattcactgggCGGGTCCCGGGACACCCATGCCCCCTCTTGGCCAGGTGATAGGGCACTGTTCCGCCATGGCAAGGGACAGGAATGGCAGGAGGGAGGCCctagagggcagagagagggtgaTCGGCCCGTGGGAGCCCTCCAGCGCCGGGGGCTCCCACCTTCtccacccacctctgcccacagcccagtGGCCGGGAGCAGATGTGCAAAGCgccgcggggcggggccgcggggggagtgggcggggccgcggggcggggcggggcggaggcgCTCACTTGCAGGTGAAGACCTCGGTGCGCTCGCTGCACGTGTTGCACTTGACGAAGCAGCACCAGTGGAACTTGCAGTTGCACTGCCAGACCTTGGTGTACTGGTGGGTGTTGTAGCCGCGGCCGCAGCACATGGTGTCGCAGCCGTCGGCGCCGGGGGAGGTGCGGTTGCAGAGGCGGCCCTGCGTGCCCACGCTGCCGGTGGCCGCGTCCTCCTCGCAGTAGTTGGGCGACTTCTCGATGTACACCAGGTCCGTCTCCATGGGCTTCTGGTAGCTGCGCAGCTGTTTGATGCGCAGGAAGGTGGGCTGCCGCAGGCGGCTGGCCCGCACCACCTCCACCTGCACCGCCACGTTGTACTTCTCCTTCAGCAGGTGGCCCACCTCGCGGAACTTGGGCAGCGTGGTCCAGCAGGTCTTGGTGGTGCAGGAGCCCGACACACCGTGGCACTTACACTCCAGCTTCATGCGCTCCTCCAGGACCTGCGGGCCGCAGGGCAGGCTCAGTctgggtggggggcctggggcctcccagctccctcccgcCCCCATCTCCACCTGACCTGGAGcccactcccctcttcccactgtgTGACTAGGCATCAGTGTTTCCTCCCCCCTGAGCCTGTATCCTTACCCGTTCAATGGGGCTGCTGACCATAGGTCCCTACACAGAGGGCTTCGTGAGGGTCAGTGAGAAGCCAGTACTTGGCAGAGCATGGTGTACATTTCTCAAATGTGTTTCGCTACATTCCCATCACCCTTCAGGGAGCTGCGGGTCGATGgcctaatgaggaaactgaggctcagagggcagtGGGACTTGCTGCAGCTCACAGAGCAGCAGGTGGCGAAGTCAGTGTGTGCACCCATCCTGGCTCAGGGAGGCACCTCTCCGTGGTACCCAGCCCAGCAACAGCAGGCGCTTAATACGTGCacatcccccacccccgtctctcccactccccaccctcatgCCTGGTGTAGGCCCTGGCACGCAGTCGGCACTTAATAAGTGGCCGTTCAGCGGAAGTCCAGCATGCACATGGAGCTCTGTGCACCTTTGCTGAAGGACAGAGAGGGGGCGGGCGGGAGGTGAGGGCATGGGTCAGTGAGGCCCGGGCGTGCCGTCTGCCGGGAAGCCGCCCTCCGACCAGTGTTGTTCTTTCTCCCCGGCTCCCCAAGGGCCAGGGATGGGTGCAGCCGTGTGTTTTCCTtgggcctccctccttggccccGGAAGGCCAATTCCCAGAgccagccctgaccccaggcaCTCATTTACCCGGATCGAAAAGGCCCTGCCAGCCAGGGCTGATTAAAGATGGGGAATCATTAGCTGCTGCCCCACGGCTGCACAAGGGCCATTTGTCAGCTGTCGAGGCTCCCGCTGGCCTCACTTTGACAGCCAGCTCTACAGGGGCTTGGACACCCTCTGCCCCTGTGCCCAGAACCCCAGCCCTAACCCtcggtgaatgaatgaatgaatgaatgaacgaatgaaagaaaaagagagagaaacatccCAGGGGGTCAACTACTCCCCCAATCAATTTCCCAGCCCTGACTGCATGGGCCCCTGGACCAAGGAGAGGATGTCTGGAGCTCACAGTCCAAgtgggaaacagagaaggaaactgccCAAAGTGCAGGGGTTGTGGGAACCCGGGAGAGCCTGatcctgcccagggggaggctgCCTGGAGAAGGTGGTGCCTGCACTACGTGTTGATGGAGGAGTAGGAGCTCATTAGAGAAAGAGGGGGGGTGTGCCAGAAGGGGTACAGCATGAGCAAGGTCCAGAGAGCTGTCACCATCATCACGAAGGGAAGATTTGGCTCAAATGAGAGTGATGTGGGTGCTGGGCGGGCCCTGAGGCTGGCAGCCTGGAGTTCTGGGGGGGAGGTTCTCTGCACCTGGATGATGTCCTGGGGTGGagtctggagaagctggggaggagggaggacagaggagaggaaaggctGAGGCTTCACCAGTGGAGAGCCAAGGTGTGGTGGGCCCCAATGTccggaggagggaaagggggccAGGTTTGGGGAATATTCAGGGCTTGGTGACTGTGCTGCAGGGTATTTGGGTCGAGGGCCCTGGCCAAGAGCCTGGTCTGTGGGTCAGGGTGAAGGGTAGGACCTCCCACCCTAGAAAAGCATATCTGggccccttctctgcctcctgcccccgtCCCCATTCCTGTTCATCCCAGTTAGATGTCGCTCTTCTCCCTCAACCCTGTCCCATATTCATCTTTGCTAGGACCATCCTCTCCCCCgaaagcccctccctccctgaatcTGCCCTTCAAGGCTTGGAAGCTTCCTCTGTTCTGGCCACATCACCTGTCATGGATGTTCCTGGCCAGGAGCTGGCTAGATGGATAACCCTCTCCAAGCCCCTAGCCTGGGGAGCAGTTCACCCCACCCATACCGCTGGCTTAGAAGGTTCCTCCTCAGATGGGCGGTGATGGCCAGAGACCTGGCAGGAGTGTTGTGTTCAGGCTGGCGTCTGTGCAGGCCACGTGGTCCAGGCTTAACTGACATTGGTGTGCGCACTTGGGCCACCCTGaacagctgcccccaccccgctctgctcctgccctgaacccctttcctccaccccttccctgcaCAGTCAGATCTGTGTGGCCAGGCCAGTGACAGTCAGCAGATGAAGCCAACTGGGCAGCCATTTGCAGAGCAAGGGACTGAATCCTCGCTTGGCTGGGTCCCCCAGGTCTGAGCCTCTCCTGGGAAGTGATCACACGATTCAAGAATGCACTGTTTCCATCTCCGGCCCCCTCATGATCAGAGCAACAGCGCCGGTGGCGCCAGTCCTGCTGCTCCAGGAGACCACCTGGGCGGGTGCAGAGTGACCCACCCTGCCCAGAGGAACTGGTGCCTGAGCAGGGCCCTCCCCTGGGCCTCGCCCCTGCCCCATCGCCCTAGGAAGTGGTGGAGGGGTAGGTGGGGGAGCCCTAGAAAGGGCCGACTGGGGTTCTTTCCAGGATAAGAAATGCCCCCACTCTGGGAACAGTGTTCAGTTATGACCAAGTTAGGGGGAGTCACCAGGTTGCTGGACCACAGTCCCACGGGAGCCCAGAGCTGAGCAGCTCTCCACGCTCAGACTGTCTGCCCCTGGCCCACCAGGTAGGCCGTGTGCCAGTCTGGGGTGGGCTGAAGAGCATTCCCCTGAAAACTCCTGTCCACTCAGAAGctcagaacgtgaccttattGGGAAgtagggactttgcagatgtgattaaggtaaGACTCGAGATGAGATCCCCTTGGGTCAGGGTGGGTCCCATATCCAAGGACacatgtccttataagagacagaagaggagggaacacagacacagaggaggaggccacatgaagacagagatgatgcagccacaagccaaggagtgcctgctgtccccaggagctggaagggacAAGGAAAGATCCTCCCGCTGAAGCCTTCGGAGGGagctcagccctgctgacaccttaactTAGGACTTCCGGCTCTAGGAAAGAAtgaatctattcctagtcttttgaggaatctccacactgttttccatagtggctgcaccaaactgcattcccaccagcagtgtaggagggttccccctaggaatagacttaccatatgacccaggaatcccactcctgggcttgtatccagaaggaagtctacttcaggatgacacctgcacaccaatgttcatagcagcactatttacaatagccaaaacatggaaacagcctaagtgtccatcaacaggtgactggataaagaagatgtggtatatttatacaatggaatactactcagccataaaaaccgacaacataacgccatttgcagcaacatggatgctcctggagaatgtcattctaagtgaagtaagccagaaagagaaagaaaataccatatgagatcgctcatatgtggaatctaaaaaaaaaaacaaaaacaaaaacaaacaaacaaacaaaaacaaagagtaaatacaggacagaaatagactcacagacagagaatacagacttgtggttgccaggggggtggagggtgggaagggatagactgggatttcaaaattgtagaatagataaacaagattacactgtatagcacagggaaatatacacaaaatgttatgataactcacggagaaaaaaatgtgacaatgagtgtgtacatgtccatgaatgactgaaaaattgtgctgagcactggaatttgacacaacattgtaaaatgattataaatcaataaaaaatgttaaaaaaaaaaagaatga
This sequence is a window from Camelus ferus isolate YT-003-E chromosome 12, BCGSAC_Cfer_1.0, whole genome shotgun sequence. Protein-coding genes within it:
- the WNT7B gene encoding protein Wnt-7b isoform X4, whose protein sequence is MGINECQYQFRFGRWNCSALGEKTVFGQELRVGSREAAFTYAITAAGVAHAVTAACSQGNLSNCGCDREKQGYYNQAEGWKWGGCSADVRYGIDFSRRFVDAREIKKNARRLMNLHNNEAGRKVLEERMKLECKCHGVSGSCTTKTCWTTLPKFREVGHLLKEKYNVAVQVEVVRASRLRQPTFLRIKQLRSYQKPMETDLVYIEKSPNYCEEDAATGSVGTQGRLCNRTSPGADGCDTMCCGRGYNTHQYTKVWQCNCKFHWCCFVKCNTCSERTEVFTCK